One Triticum dicoccoides isolate Atlit2015 ecotype Zavitan chromosome 3B, WEW_v2.0, whole genome shotgun sequence genomic window, TGAGGCCTATTAAGCGTGTTGCTTTTGAAGGGCCTGTAACAGGAAGGCATTTCTATGGCTGCCCAGTCCAGGTTAGATGCCAATCAAGTTTTTTGCTATGGATGTTCAGTTATGTTATTAATAGTTAGAAAATAAGGTACTAGTCCATTTGTAATAACTTATCACATTTACAAATGCAGGAAAATGGTGTGAATTGTGGTGTTGTAGAGTGGGTTGATGGGCCTTGGCCAACTGTTCTTCAGAGATGTTTGTGCAAGCTATGGGAGATGTTCCATGAGCAGAACATTGGAAGGGTACAGGACAAGGAGAAGTTTGAGAAGGAGTTGGCCAGGCTTAAGAGTGAACATGATAGGGAGTTGGCCAAGCTTAGGAATGAAAATGACAAGCTTTGCATTGAGTACACCaagcttgttgatgatgtatccaagATGTTTGATTGGCAGGATGGTAGGGTGGACCAGAAACAAGTGCAGGAGGAAGaacttgagaagaagaagaaggagctagAGGAGAAAGCTATGTTGGAGGTGCAGATGGAAAAGCTCAAACTTGCAAAAGAGAAAAGGTGCATTTTGCAGAGCCAAGCTGATATCATCAAGAACACCAGGAAGGCTATGAAGGATGTTCAAGTTGACAGAGATGTTCTTAAGAAGGAGAAGGACAAGCTTGAGCTTGTTGTTGCTGAGCTGCTGAAAGATGGCTATGGCAGCAAGGAGAAGTTAGAGCAAATCAAGGCCATCCTTGAGTCTCGAACTTGCTGTGATATGTTGGTGAAGTAAGTACATCCAAAGGCCTTTATATAAGGAAGTGGCTTGGCATGACTGCAAGTGATTATGGGTGTACATTTTGGGGGAATGTGAAGTTTAACCTAGTGTAAGAACCTTATTTCCTATGTTGTTAAGTTGTAATGGATCACCTATGGTATTAAGTGTTGTAATGGATCTCCTATGCTATTAAGTAGTGGAAATGGATCTCTTATGCTACTAAGTTGTGGAAATGGATCTTGTATGCTGTTAAGTGTTCAACTTGATCTTATATCTTTTATATGTTATTTGCTAGCCTACATATATTATTTCTGTGGGTAATTGGGCTTAGTGGCCCACTAGTCTCTGACCAAATGCAACCCTAGGCCTACTAAACCCAACCCCATCCATCTCTCAATATAAACCCCTCCCCACCCCCACCCTTTCCCAGTGACTCCACCAGCCGCCACCCAAAAGAAACCCTACAGATGGATCCTGACATGGGAGATGTCACAGAGGAAGAGGGGGAGGCTGTGGAGGTTaggacagcagcagcagcacataggaggaggaggaggcgcaggcagAGGGCACTAGAGGCGGCCCAGGATGAGCAGCAAGAGGAGTTCAACCGCCGACTCTCCAACAAGGTACTGGAGAAGTGCaatgaagaagaactagagctggtTTTCACTGGCGGCAGGGGAAGGTCATTCATGGAGATCATTAGGTGGGCAAGGATGAGGGCAGTCATGGCTCCTCATCCAGCAACTAGGGCCAAGTGGGTCCGTTTCTTTGAGCGCTATGACTGATATgtcaatctatctatctatcttgcTATCTATCTTTCTATCTGTAAGTCAATTTCAGAGAGAGTTTTGGTAGTATTTGTGAGATTTGGATGTAATCTATGAGACTATCTTTCTATCTATGTAACATTTGGATGTTTCTGAATAAATGTACTTGGTCAGCACCGTCAATTTATCAAGTGTTGAATCCACATATAGATAAAAGTTGCAGATGAATTGAAGTTGCAGACAAGTGCAGAATCCACATACAGTACCATATTACAAACCAAATCAAAC contains:
- the LOC119276685 gene encoding uncharacterized protein LOC119276685 isoform X1, with the protein product MPSWNDEETSSEEECEAVSMDMGLMEEPDTTVEPLFCGQLELAHPKCILHQLRPIKRVAFEGPVTGRHFYGCPVQENGVNCGVVEWVDGPWPTVLQRCLCKLWEMFHEQNIGRVQDKEKFEKELARLKSEHDRELAKLRNENDKLCIEYTKLVDDVSKMFDWQDGRVDQKQVQEEELEKKKKELEEKAMLEVQMEKLKLAKEKRCILQSQADIIKNTRKAMKDVQVDRDVLKKEKDKLELVVAELLKDGYGSKEKLEQIKAILESRTCCDMLVK
- the LOC119276685 gene encoding uncharacterized protein LOC119276685 isoform X2; translation: MHPHARCLMECLGGHELWILNDQEEPDTTVEPLFCGQLELAHPKCILHQLRPIKRVAFEGPVTGRHFYGCPVQENGVNCGVVEWVDGPWPTVLQRCLCKLWEMFHEQNIGRVQDKEKFEKELARLKSEHDRELAKLRNENDKLCIEYTKLVDDVSKMFDWQDGRVDQKQVQEEELEKKKKELEEKAMLEVQMEKLKLAKEKRCILQSQADIIKNTRKAMKDVQVDRDVLKKEKDKLELVVAELLKDGYGSKEKLEQIKAILESRTCCDMLVK